Proteins co-encoded in one Christiangramia fulva genomic window:
- a CDS encoding FKBP-type peptidyl-prolyl cis-trans isomerase — protein MRLKKLMFLGLLATLVFSCNKDKSTPETIPPHDRGEQAIEDDQALINYLSTHFYNYEEFENPSEDFDYVVRLDTIAGENSDKTPIIESDKLITKTVNYKGIDQQLYVLKIREGAGAKPHFTDSVYVAYKGELLNEAVFDANHIKSPTWFSLGRYYQLQSNGRLALNGGLIEGYTAGIQEFGEATGFEVNPDNTINWTNDFGIGAIFMPSGLGYFSAPQSSIPAYSPLIFTVNLFRVNVADHDGDGIPSYMEDLNNNNDILDDDTDGDNLNNSSDADDDGDGTPTREEIVINEDGSIEFTDTNGDGTPDYLDPDFFK, from the coding sequence ATGAGATTAAAAAAACTTATGTTCCTCGGCCTTTTGGCCACACTTGTTTTTTCGTGTAATAAAGATAAAAGTACTCCTGAAACCATTCCGCCTCATGACCGGGGTGAGCAGGCCATAGAAGATGATCAGGCATTGATCAACTATCTTTCCACACATTTTTATAATTATGAGGAATTTGAAAATCCTTCTGAAGATTTTGATTATGTAGTGCGCCTGGATACCATTGCAGGTGAAAATAGCGATAAAACGCCAATTATTGAATCTGATAAGCTGATTACAAAAACAGTAAATTATAAAGGAATTGATCAGCAATTATACGTCCTGAAGATCAGGGAAGGAGCAGGAGCCAAACCCCATTTTACCGATTCGGTTTATGTTGCTTATAAAGGTGAATTATTAAATGAGGCGGTTTTTGATGCTAACCATATTAAATCTCCAACCTGGTTTTCACTAGGTCGCTATTATCAACTCCAATCCAATGGTCGTCTCGCCTTAAATGGTGGACTTATCGAGGGCTATACTGCCGGAATTCAGGAATTTGGTGAGGCAACGGGTTTTGAAGTAAATCCCGACAATACTATTAACTGGACCAATGATTTTGGAATAGGCGCCATTTTTATGCCTTCAGGCCTAGGATATTTTTCTGCTCCTCAAAGCAGCATTCCTGCTTATTCACCTCTTATTTTCACCGTAAATCTTTTCAGGGTGAATGTAGCCGATCATGATGGAGACGGGATTCCAAGTTATATGGAAGACCTGAATAACAACAATGATATTCTTGATGATGATACCGACGGGGACAATTTAAATAATAGTTCTGATGCTGATGATGACGGTGATGGAACTCCTACCAGAGAAGAGATAGTCATCAATGAAGACGGAAGTATCGAATTTACCGATACCAATGGTGATGGAACCCCAGATTATCTGGATCCCGATTTTTTTAAATAA
- a CDS encoding RNA-binding S4 domain-containing protein — MRVDKFLWCVRYYKTRSIATNACKQGKVKMEGHNLKPSKEVFPGDKLEVRKNQIDYQLEILDLPPNRVGAKLVNIYVNDVTPKEAFEKLELLKYSKDYYRKKGTGRPTKKDRRDIDEWFENADQDEKLEDE, encoded by the coding sequence ATGAGAGTGGATAAATTTTTATGGTGTGTACGTTATTACAAGACCAGAAGCATTGCTACCAACGCCTGTAAGCAGGGAAAAGTGAAAATGGAAGGCCATAATTTAAAACCTTCCAAGGAAGTGTTTCCAGGTGATAAACTTGAGGTTAGGAAAAATCAGATCGATTATCAGCTCGAGATTCTCGACCTTCCGCCAAATCGCGTTGGTGCAAAACTTGTAAATATCTATGTAAATGATGTCACACCTAAAGAGGCTTTTGAAAAACTTGAACTTCTGAAATATTCCAAAGATTATTATCGAAAAAAAGGAACGGGCAGGCCCACGAAAAAAGACCGTCGGGATATTGATGAGTGGTTTGAAAATGCCGATCAGGACGAAAAACTCGAGGATGAATAA
- a CDS encoding methyltransferase domain-containing protein encodes MNKEFWTKRYQENKMGWDIGEISNPLKEYIDQLQDKNLKILIPGAGNSYEAEYLFRKGFKNVHVIDISAEPLQNLKKRLPAFPDSQMIEGDFFELNEKFDLILEQTFFCAIEVEKRPLYAKQAASILESGGKICGLLFKFPLTKDGPPFGGSKEEYLQYFSPYFEINILEDCYNSIKPRQGNELFFKFTKKDE; translated from the coding sequence ATGAATAAAGAATTCTGGACAAAACGTTATCAGGAAAATAAAATGGGATGGGATATTGGTGAAATTTCCAATCCGTTGAAAGAGTATATCGATCAGCTTCAGGATAAAAATTTAAAAATTTTGATTCCCGGGGCGGGAAATTCGTATGAAGCCGAATACCTTTTCCGCAAAGGTTTCAAAAATGTTCATGTTATTGATATTTCCGCAGAACCCCTTCAAAATCTTAAAAAACGATTACCGGCTTTTCCGGATTCCCAGATGATAGAGGGAGATTTCTTCGAACTCAACGAAAAATTCGACCTTATCCTGGAACAGACTTTCTTCTGCGCCATTGAGGTTGAAAAAAGGCCTTTGTATGCAAAGCAGGCTGCCAGTATTTTAGAATCTGGGGGTAAAATCTGCGGACTTCTTTTTAAATTTCCACTTACGAAAGACGGGCCACCTTTTGGAGGGAGTAAAGAAGAATATTTGCAGTATTTTAGTCCTTATTTTGAAATAAATATCCTGGAAGACTGTTACAATTCAATAAAACCACGTCAGGGCAACGAATTGTTTTTTAAATTCACTAAAAAAGATGAGTAA
- a CDS encoding phosphoribosyltransferase family protein has protein sequence MSKNLPILNQQQIKHKIRRIAYQIYESNVHEQEIIIAGIAKNGYLLAEKILKELQEISPLKATLCKVEINKKKPLEPVRTSLDSSEYKNKSIVLVDDVLNSGTTLIYGVRHFLEVPLKQFKTAVLVDRNHKKYPVKADFKGISLSTSLSETVKVNFEKNKESVEMS, from the coding sequence ATGAGTAAAAATCTGCCAATTTTAAACCAGCAGCAAATAAAACATAAGATCAGGCGAATCGCTTACCAGATCTATGAAAGCAATGTTCATGAACAGGAGATCATTATCGCCGGAATTGCAAAAAACGGATATTTGCTGGCCGAAAAAATTCTGAAAGAACTCCAGGAAATTTCGCCACTCAAAGCTACACTCTGCAAAGTGGAAATCAATAAAAAGAAACCTCTTGAGCCAGTTCGAACTTCATTAGATAGTAGTGAATACAAAAATAAATCTATCGTACTTGTGGATGATGTTTTAAATTCGGGAACAACTTTGATCTATGGCGTACGGCATTTTCTGGAGGTCCCGCTGAAACAATTTAAAACGGCGGTCCTGGTAGATCGGAATCATAAAAAATACCCTGTAAAAGCCGATTTCAAGGGAATTTCCCTATCCACTTCCCTCAGCGAAACAGTTAAGGTCAATTTTGAGAAAAATAAGGAAAGTGTAGAAATGTCATAA
- a CDS encoding shikimate kinase, with product MKIFLLGYMGSGKSTVGRLLAEQLSFEFLDLDQAIELQENIPVSTIFQKKGELYFRKQERKLLEWIIAKDKAVISLGGGTPCYGDNLDLIKDAKDSKTVYLKMSVQQLTDRLEKEKEQRPLISHLDKKEELEEFIRKHLFERGFYYSQSELIINCDNKKPQEIVDEIVAGL from the coding sequence ATGAAAATATTTCTTTTGGGATACATGGGATCGGGTAAATCAACCGTAGGCAGGCTTCTGGCGGAACAATTGAGTTTTGAGTTCCTGGACCTTGACCAGGCCATTGAACTGCAGGAAAATATACCTGTTTCTACCATTTTTCAAAAAAAAGGAGAACTCTATTTTCGGAAACAGGAAAGAAAATTACTGGAGTGGATAATAGCGAAAGATAAGGCGGTTATTTCTCTGGGTGGCGGGACTCCCTGTTATGGAGATAATCTTGATTTGATAAAAGATGCTAAAGATTCTAAAACAGTTTATCTAAAGATGAGTGTACAGCAACTTACCGATCGCCTGGAAAAGGAAAAGGAACAAAGGCCATTAATAAGTCATCTTGATAAAAAGGAGGAACTGGAAGAATTCATTAGAAAACATCTTTTTGAAAGAGGATTTTACTACAGCCAAAGTGAGTTGATCATTAACTGTGATAACAAAAAGCCTCAGGAAATTGTAGATGAAATAGTAGCTGGTTTATGA
- a CDS encoding M28 family metallopeptidase: protein MNLKKFFSFILFSAFTFSWSQEPPALDAIKKSDLKNDIFELASDAMQGRRAGTINELRAAAWVAERAREAGMKPAGEDGTFFQFFPLYRTTVAEDSKITVDGKDLKLWKDVYEVSPVPVHFEETAVWLTPNDTTANLNNKVVAMKLLPPRKLPEEGMSLWVYRYALSAIRQQAATLKRQGAKAAILVADSTAYSKIGFFGHGLEEGKYEIDKKEWLKKQDELPVFIVTPEFEEKLKKNVKVKADVTIDKFSYPSANVIAKVEGTDARLKDEYVLFSGHHDHDGVGVPVEGDSIWNGADDNASVSVALLAIGRAWSKNPGKRSALFVWHGAEERGLFGSRYFVEHPVVKKEKINAVLNGDMIGRNESGNAALLGSIPPHKNSSELVEMAMDANEELTHFNVDTSWDAEDHPEFWYFRSDHLPYAQADIPAIFFTTLLHPDYHTPKDEPEKIDLEKLLEMTQWMYATGWKVSQSGKAPALDKNDSNSEK from the coding sequence ATGAATCTGAAGAAGTTTTTTTCCTTTATATTATTTAGTGCATTCACTTTTTCCTGGTCACAGGAGCCTCCTGCATTAGACGCTATCAAAAAATCTGATCTTAAAAATGATATTTTTGAACTTGCCAGTGATGCCATGCAGGGTCGCAGGGCGGGAACCATAAACGAACTAAGGGCTGCTGCCTGGGTTGCCGAGAGGGCCAGGGAAGCGGGAATGAAGCCTGCAGGTGAGGATGGAACTTTTTTCCAGTTTTTTCCATTATACAGAACCACGGTAGCCGAAGACAGTAAAATTACAGTAGACGGAAAAGATCTGAAGCTTTGGAAAGATGTATATGAGGTCTCACCTGTTCCGGTACATTTTGAAGAGACCGCTGTTTGGTTAACCCCTAATGATACCACTGCAAATCTGAACAATAAAGTAGTTGCAATGAAATTATTGCCGCCACGCAAGCTTCCGGAAGAAGGAATGAGCCTTTGGGTTTATCGCTATGCGCTTTCAGCGATACGCCAGCAGGCAGCTACATTAAAAAGACAGGGGGCGAAAGCGGCGATTTTGGTAGCCGATTCAACAGCCTATTCTAAAATTGGATTTTTTGGTCATGGACTGGAGGAAGGAAAGTACGAAATCGATAAAAAAGAATGGCTGAAAAAGCAGGATGAACTCCCGGTTTTCATCGTAACACCTGAATTTGAAGAAAAACTTAAGAAGAATGTCAAAGTAAAAGCCGATGTGACCATTGATAAATTCAGTTATCCGTCGGCCAACGTAATAGCGAAAGTAGAAGGTACTGATGCGCGTTTAAAAGATGAATATGTGTTGTTCAGCGGGCATCACGATCATGATGGGGTGGGAGTGCCGGTTGAAGGAGACAGTATCTGGAATGGTGCTGATGACAATGCCTCGGTAAGTGTTGCCTTACTGGCAATTGGCAGAGCATGGTCTAAAAACCCCGGCAAAAGAAGCGCGCTTTTTGTCTGGCACGGTGCTGAAGAAAGAGGCTTGTTTGGTTCCAGGTATTTTGTGGAACATCCTGTGGTGAAAAAAGAAAAAATCAACGCGGTTCTCAATGGAGATATGATTGGAAGAAATGAATCTGGAAACGCCGCTTTGCTGGGTTCCATTCCGCCACATAAAAATTCTTCTGAATTAGTTGAAATGGCAATGGATGCCAACGAAGAACTGACGCATTTCAATGTCGATACAAGTTGGGATGCTGAAGATCATCCTGAATTCTGGTATTTCCGAAGTGATCATCTGCCATATGCTCAGGCAGATATCCCCGCCATTTTTTTCACCACGCTGTTACATCCCGATTATCACACGCCGAAAGATGAACCTGAAAAAATCGATCTTGAAAAATTGCTGGAGATGACTCAATGGATGTATGCAACAGGCTGGAAAGTATCCCAATCTGGGAAAGCTCCTGCACTTGATAAAAATGATTCGAATTCAGAAAAGTAA
- a CDS encoding MerR family transcriptional regulator: MEHIKQNFSIKDLENLSGIKAHTIRIWEKRYDILNPERTDTNIRTYDGENLQKLLNISFLNEHGYKISRISKMSDEEIKNLVKRINASKSEENRSRNFFKIAMMNFDDQLFEDTYNKLREKKSFRTVFHDVFLPLLHEIGVLWQTDTIKPIHEHYITELIKQKIYLNIAELKFQKTHKKDEDLYVLFLPHNEIHDIGILYLNYELLAAGKKTVYLGPSLPLDNVLYLTDIYDHLVFLCYLTVFPRNTDIQEFIDEFQEKLCKNKQRELFLFGARAREIDDRHLPKNVRIFNTINDFVATL, translated from the coding sequence ATGGAACATATAAAACAAAATTTCAGTATTAAGGATCTTGAAAACCTAAGCGGGATAAAAGCTCATACCATTAGAATATGGGAAAAAAGATATGACATACTTAATCCAGAAAGGACCGATACGAACATACGCACCTATGATGGAGAAAATCTTCAGAAATTACTAAATATCTCTTTTCTCAATGAACATGGATATAAGATTTCGCGGATCTCCAAAATGAGCGATGAAGAAATCAAAAATCTTGTAAAGCGGATCAATGCCTCAAAAAGCGAAGAAAACCGCTCCCGCAACTTTTTTAAAATAGCGATGATGAATTTTGATGATCAGCTATTTGAAGATACTTATAATAAACTAAGGGAAAAGAAGAGCTTTCGTACTGTTTTTCATGATGTTTTTCTTCCTCTGCTTCATGAAATCGGGGTGCTTTGGCAAACCGATACGATCAAACCAATTCATGAGCACTACATTACAGAACTGATCAAACAAAAGATCTACCTGAACATTGCAGAGCTGAAATTTCAGAAAACCCATAAAAAGGATGAAGATCTTTATGTGCTGTTTTTGCCACATAACGAAATCCATGATATCGGAATTCTTTACCTGAACTATGAATTGCTGGCTGCAGGAAAAAAAACAGTTTACTTGGGACCGAGCCTTCCACTCGACAATGTTCTTTATTTAACAGATATCTACGACCATCTGGTTTTTCTATGCTATCTTACCGTTTTCCCCCGCAACACAGATATACAGGAATTTATTGATGAATTCCAGGAAAAGCTTTGCAAAAACAAGCAAAGGGAGCTTTTTCTGTTTGGAGCCCGCGCGAGAGAAATAGATGATCGCCACCTGCCTAAAAACGTCAGGATTTTCAACACCATTAATGATTTTGTAGCCACTTTGTAG
- a CDS encoding phytoene desaturase family protein: MRKKIIIIGSGFSSLAASCYLAKAGYEVQIFEKNPTVGGRARQLKKDGFTFDIGPTWYWMPDVFERFFNDFNKKPSDFYSLTKMDPAYQVFFGDGTSISIPSNLEAIYAEFEKEEKGSSEKLRKFIDRARDNYDIAIKDLVYRPGISPLELVSPATAMRLGRFFSNISSEVRKEFKNPKLRQILEFPVLFLGAKPSDTPAFYSFMNYADFGLGTWHPQGGMYKVIEGIRDLAVSLGVKIEVNAPVEEILTENKKAKGVKVHGKEYFCDIVLSGADYHHSERLLPSALRQYSEKYWDSRIFAPSSLLFYVGFDTKLKNVSHHSLFFDSSFEKHAHDIYDAPKWPEDPLFYASFPSITDNSSAPQGKEAGIFLIPLAPDLEDTPEIREHYFNLIINRFEKLTSQEVKSKIAFKESFCVNDFKEAYNSYKGNAYGMANTLFQTAFLRPKLKSKKVAGLYFTGQLTVPGPGVPPSLISGKLAAGLIEKNEKN, translated from the coding sequence ATGCGAAAAAAAATAATTATCATTGGTTCAGGTTTCTCTTCCCTGGCAGCTTCCTGTTACCTGGCCAAAGCCGGTTATGAGGTTCAAATATTTGAAAAGAACCCTACGGTAGGCGGAAGGGCCAGGCAGCTTAAAAAAGATGGCTTCACCTTTGATATTGGCCCTACCTGGTATTGGATGCCTGATGTGTTCGAACGATTTTTTAATGATTTCAATAAAAAACCTTCAGACTTCTATTCGCTTACCAAAATGGATCCCGCTTACCAGGTGTTTTTCGGTGACGGTACTTCAATAAGTATTCCCTCCAACCTGGAAGCTATTTACGCTGAATTTGAAAAGGAAGAAAAAGGAAGTTCTGAAAAGCTCAGGAAATTCATTGACCGCGCCAGAGATAATTATGATATCGCCATAAAAGACCTGGTTTACCGGCCCGGGATCTCACCCCTGGAGCTCGTGAGTCCGGCAACAGCAATGAGGCTCGGACGTTTTTTCAGCAATATCAGCAGCGAAGTAAGAAAAGAATTTAAAAATCCGAAATTAAGACAGATCCTCGAATTTCCAGTCTTATTTCTTGGTGCAAAACCTTCGGATACTCCGGCTTTCTACAGTTTTATGAATTATGCCGACTTCGGGTTAGGAACCTGGCATCCGCAGGGAGGGATGTATAAAGTGATTGAAGGGATCAGGGACCTGGCGGTTTCCCTGGGAGTGAAAATTGAAGTCAATGCTCCCGTCGAAGAGATCCTTACCGAAAATAAAAAAGCAAAAGGTGTTAAAGTGCACGGGAAAGAATATTTCTGCGACATCGTGCTTTCCGGTGCCGATTATCATCATTCTGAAAGACTTCTTCCTTCTGCTCTGAGGCAATATTCCGAAAAATATTGGGACAGCAGGATCTTTGCTCCTTCTTCCCTACTGTTTTACGTGGGTTTTGATACGAAATTAAAAAACGTTTCCCATCATAGTCTTTTCTTTGATTCCAGTTTTGAAAAGCATGCTCATGACATTTACGATGCTCCAAAATGGCCCGAAGATCCTTTATTCTATGCCAGTTTTCCTTCTATTACCGATAATTCATCAGCTCCCCAGGGAAAAGAAGCAGGCATTTTTCTTATTCCTCTTGCCCCGGACCTCGAGGATACTCCTGAAATAAGAGAGCATTATTTCAACCTGATCATAAACAGATTTGAAAAACTTACGTCCCAGGAGGTAAAATCAAAAATTGCTTTTAAAGAATCTTTTTGTGTAAACGATTTTAAGGAAGCCTACAACTCTTATAAAGGCAATGCCTACGGAATGGCAAATACGCTTTTCCAAACCGCTTTTCTTCGGCCTAAACTGAAAAGCAAAAAAGTAGCAGGCCTTTATTTCACGGGACAGCTCACCGTTCCTGGTCCCGGCGTCCCTCCCTCCCTGATCTCGGGAAAACTGGCTGCCGGATTAATCGAAAAAAATGAAAAAAATTGA
- a CDS encoding phytoene/squalene synthase family protein yields MKSLFDTVSRSCSKTVTNVYSTSFSLATKMLAPSIRQDIYNIYGFVRLADEIVDSFHDYQKEQLFHDFEIEMYKAIEQKISLNPILNSFQETVHKYDIPEHLYGAFMDSMRMDLHKSQYTSIEEFKQYIYGSADVVGLMCLKVFVKGNDRKYEELKNSAMSLGSAFQKVNFLRDLKADYEDLSRSYFPHIDLSKLDEVSKTKIIKEIENDFMAGLEGITHLPVEAKFGVYTAYIYYKKLLQKLKRIPSLEIRNRRVRVPNYEKAGLLAKSYLSYRLNLI; encoded by the coding sequence ATGAAATCTTTGTTTGACACCGTTTCCCGGTCCTGTAGCAAAACGGTCACCAATGTCTACAGCACCTCGTTTTCCCTGGCAACAAAAATGCTCGCTCCTTCCATCAGGCAGGATATTTATAATATTTATGGTTTTGTGCGTCTGGCCGATGAAATTGTGGATTCTTTCCATGATTATCAAAAAGAGCAGCTTTTTCACGATTTTGAAATAGAAATGTACAAAGCCATTGAGCAGAAGATCAGCCTGAACCCTATCTTGAATTCATTTCAGGAGACGGTGCATAAATATGATATTCCCGAACACCTTTATGGCGCTTTTATGGACAGTATGCGAATGGATCTTCATAAATCACAATATACCAGCATCGAAGAATTCAAGCAGTACATTTATGGCAGCGCTGATGTGGTGGGCCTGATGTGTCTCAAAGTTTTTGTAAAGGGAAATGACCGGAAATATGAAGAGCTTAAAAATTCAGCAATGAGCCTCGGATCCGCTTTTCAAAAAGTGAACTTTTTGAGAGATCTAAAAGCCGATTACGAAGATTTAAGCCGAAGTTATTTCCCGCATATTGACCTTTCGAAACTTGATGAAGTAAGTAAAACCAAGATCATCAAAGAGATCGAAAATGATTTTATGGCCGGTCTTGAAGGAATCACTCATTTGCCCGTTGAAGCAAAATTTGGAGTTTATACCGCTTATATTTATTATAAAAAACTCTTACAAAAATTAAAAAGGATTCCCTCTCTGGAAATTAGAAACAGAAGAGTAAGAGTTCCCAATTATGAAAAAGCCGGACTCCTTGCAAAATCGTATCTTTCGTACCGATTGAATTTGATATAA
- a CDS encoding sterol desaturase family protein — protein MEIVLWIVVFLGTFLFMEGMAWFTHKYIMHGFLWKLHKDHHRKDHSSWWERNDLFFVFYALVSISCFLLWKYEDVWIGLPIGLGILAYGITYFTVHDIFIHQRFKVFRNADHWYARGIRRAHKIHHKHLGKEEGECFGMLLVPFKYFQKK, from the coding sequence ATGGAAATTGTATTATGGATCGTGGTATTTCTGGGAACTTTCCTTTTTATGGAAGGCATGGCCTGGTTTACTCATAAATATATCATGCATGGTTTTCTTTGGAAACTGCATAAAGATCATCATAGAAAAGATCACAGCAGCTGGTGGGAACGAAACGATCTTTTTTTCGTTTTCTATGCGCTGGTTAGTATCTCCTGCTTCCTTTTATGGAAATATGAAGACGTGTGGATCGGGCTTCCCATAGGTCTGGGAATTTTGGCATACGGAATCACTTATTTTACCGTACACGATATTTTTATTCATCAGCGTTTTAAGGTCTTCCGAAATGCCGACCACTGGTATGCCCGCGGAATAAGAAGGGCTCATAAGATCCATCACAAACATTTGGGAAAAGAGGAAGGTGAATGTTTCGGAATGCTTCTGGTCCCTTTTAAATACTTTCAGAAAAAATAA
- a CDS encoding lycopene cyclase family protein, giving the protein MIVPDYYYVIVGGGLAGLQLALSINEDIFFKGKKIAIIEPSLKDHNDKTWCFWEKGEGKWDEITTKSWKKGKFITKQQENLLDLGDYSYKMLRAIDFYEYAKQKLEKSTDIFFIQDKIQSIDPVTRTAIGAKKKYTAKHFFDSRPGKKYQDDPKNTVIYQHFKGWRIKTSAPAFDPEVFTMMDYRIKYKNTTSFTYILPFSETEALLEFTFFTPFMTEEAVYDEKLKEYLEQILKIKDWEVLETEKGMIPMTDFNFEKNSSKHITMIGTAGGWVKASSGYSFKNTEKKVAAIIENIKMGKPPGQGLSSIRFRKYDGIFLDVLARHNELGEKIFEKLYTRNKVQEIFRFLDEETKPSEELKIMLSLYHPQFLKSFFRKI; this is encoded by the coding sequence ATGATAGTTCCAGATTATTACTACGTCATTGTTGGTGGTGGTCTGGCCGGACTTCAGCTTGCTTTGTCAATTAATGAAGATATTTTTTTTAAAGGCAAAAAAATTGCGATTATCGAACCCTCTCTTAAAGATCATAACGATAAAACCTGGTGTTTCTGGGAAAAAGGCGAGGGAAAATGGGACGAGATAACTACGAAAAGCTGGAAAAAAGGAAAATTCATAACAAAACAACAGGAAAACCTTCTCGATCTTGGCGACTATTCGTATAAGATGCTGCGCGCCATTGACTTCTATGAATATGCAAAGCAGAAACTGGAAAAATCTACAGATATTTTTTTTATACAGGATAAAATCCAATCTATAGATCCTGTGACGCGAACCGCGATTGGCGCAAAGAAAAAATATACCGCCAAACATTTTTTTGATAGCAGGCCGGGGAAAAAGTACCAGGATGATCCCAAAAACACAGTTATTTATCAGCATTTTAAGGGCTGGAGAATTAAAACTTCAGCACCGGCCTTTGATCCTGAGGTTTTCACCATGATGGATTATCGTATTAAATATAAAAATACCACAAGTTTTACCTATATACTTCCTTTTTCTGAAACCGAAGCTCTCCTGGAATTTACATTTTTCACTCCTTTTATGACCGAAGAAGCCGTTTATGATGAAAAACTGAAGGAATACCTGGAGCAGATTCTGAAAATTAAAGATTGGGAAGTGCTGGAAACCGAAAAAGGGATGATTCCCATGACCGATTTCAATTTTGAGAAAAACAGCTCCAAACATATCACCATGATTGGCACTGCCGGTGGGTGGGTAAAGGCTTCATCAGGATATTCTTTTAAAAACACTGAAAAAAAAGTGGCAGCGATAATAGAAAATATCAAAATGGGTAAGCCTCCCGGGCAAGGCCTTTCCTCTATAAGATTTAGAAAATATGATGGTATTTTTTTAGATGTTCTTGCCAGGCATAATGAGCTTGGTGAAAAGATCTTTGAAAAACTCTATACGCGCAACAAAGTACAGGAAATCTTCAGATTTCTTGATGAAGAAACAAAACCATCAGAAGAGTTAAAAATTATGCTTTCCCTTTATCATCCTCAATTTCTGAAATCTTTTTTCAGAAAAATTTAA
- a CDS encoding TlpA family protein disulfide reductase, whose translation MKIFKNKWGDILLIIFILALIIPQTRKPIQIFVNKVISFAPSVNDEDEWEKIADYNWILQDINGRRVEFSDFKDEVVIVNFWATWCPPCLAEMPDFQKLYEDYGGKAKFFFVTNEQHETVLTFLRKKRYTLPTYKMLTKAPGPMDGRTLPTTYVLDKKGNIVVDKVGAANWNSDSFRKTLDKLLGQ comes from the coding sequence ATGAAAATCTTTAAAAATAAATGGGGTGACATTCTCCTAATTATCTTTATCCTCGCCCTTATTATCCCCCAAACCCGCAAACCTATTCAGATTTTTGTAAATAAAGTTATATCGTTTGCTCCTTCGGTGAACGATGAGGATGAATGGGAAAAAATTGCCGATTATAACTGGATACTTCAGGATATTAACGGCAGGCGTGTAGAATTTTCAGATTTCAAAGATGAAGTGGTCATTGTTAATTTCTGGGCTACCTGGTGCCCGCCCTGTCTTGCCGAAATGCCCGATTTTCAGAAGTTATATGAAGACTATGGCGGAAAAGCCAAATTCTTCTTTGTCACTAATGAACAGCACGAAACCGTTCTCACTTTCCTAAGAAAAAAAAGATACACACTCCCCACTTATAAAATGCTGACGAAAGCTCCCGGGCCCATGGATGGCCGCACATTGCCAACTACTTATGTTCTCGATAAAAAGGGAAATATTGTGGTTGATAAGGTTGGTGCCGCGAATTGGAACAGCGATTCTTTCCGTAAAACGCTGGATAAATTATTAGGACAATAG
- a CDS encoding XRE family transcriptional regulator codes for MNHRTEIGKRIKKLRQENNYSQTHVASILFISQAAYSLIENSQNGIVVDHIIKLSQLYGVTCDFILRGERNLIKVSRDSGFIPLIRAHAHAGFLSNLGNEDFFDIKDWFRIPGFDPTRDQTLFEVDGDSMSPTIFPGDVLICQVHNHVDQVLDGSAVVIITVEGVMVKRLRIDDNREFVAVENDNPEYSPEPRRLKKGDIKKIMMIRGKISSVLVPHHEITSKGKMRELEESVNMLKKELFSMSKKLNALTKRN; via the coding sequence ATGAACCACAGAACCGAAATAGGAAAACGAATTAAAAAGTTGCGGCAGGAGAATAATTATTCCCAGACGCATGTGGCCAGTATTTTATTTATTTCTCAGGCTGCATATTCTTTAATAGAAAATTCACAAAATGGCATTGTTGTAGATCACATTATAAAACTTAGCCAGTTGTACGGAGTGACCTGTGATTTTATCCTTAGGGGAGAAAGAAATCTTATAAAAGTAAGCCGCGATAGTGGTTTTATACCCCTCATCAGGGCGCATGCACATGCGGGATTCCTGAGTAACCTCGGGAACGAAGATTTTTTTGATATCAAAGACTGGTTTAGAATTCCCGGTTTTGATCCCACCAGGGATCAGACGCTTTTTGAAGTTGATGGAGACAGTATGTCGCCTACCATTTTTCCGGGAGATGTTCTTATCTGTCAGGTGCATAATCATGTAGATCAGGTTCTCGACGGTTCGGCTGTGGTCATTATTACGGTAGAAGGAGTAATGGTGAAGAGGCTGCGAATTGATGACAACCGGGAATTTGTTGCGGTAGAAAATGATAATCCGGAGTATTCCCCCGAACCGAGGCGTTTAAAAAAAGGCGATATTAAAAAGATCATGATGATAAGGGGTAAAATAAGCAGTGTACTCGTGCCTCACCATGAAATTACAAGTAAAGGAAAAATGCGGGAACTGGAAGAAAGTGTAAACATGCTCAAAAAAGAACTCTTCAGCATGAGTAAGAAACTTAATGCGCTTACCAAACGAAATTAG